The stretch of DNA ACAAGCTGCTTGCTGTTCAGGAGTTACAGCTTGAGAACAATTTGCAGAGCTCATAGCCGCTTGCGCTTTTTTCTTAAGCGCCGCAAGACCCGAGGTCGCTTTAGAGCAGCTTGATGAACAGCCTCCTTTAGCTGCACCACACTGCCCATTAAAAGCTGCAAGACCGGCCTTAGCCAGATCCATAGCTTTAGAAAACTTACCGCAAGTGTCGGAAGCATTTTGTCCCACCTGACCAAGAACATTATTCACGCCTGCGGCTGCTTGATCCGTATTCGGGCTTAAGCCCTCAAGACATTGATTGGCAGCTCCTGCCTGATTTGTTAGGCAAGCTTCACGATTTTTTGCATATTCTTGCAAGTCTTTTTCAAGCGCAGGAAAGTTTGTTCCCGAAAGACCTTTTTTTCCGACTTCGCCTTGCTGATAAGCCTGACGAGCTCGCTGATCAAAGCTTCCGTTGATTTGCTGGCATGCAGATTTTTTACCAACTCCAGGTTTATCTGCTACACCGACATCGGCACCTTTATTTTTTAAGGTTCCTTTATTCTTCGCTTGGGTATTTTCTGGATCTGAAGATGTGTCGTTACAATTTGCGGAGCTAGATCCGCTAGAAGCCTGCTGTGGTTGTTCTTCATTTGAGTTCTGGTTTTGGTCTGGGTTTCCGCCAGTCCCTTGTCCCGAATTCGTGGGCTGTGGGTCCGATCCATCTTTTCCCTTTTTCTCGCACTTAGAAAGTCCGTTCGGCAATTTACATCTTGATGAAGTGCTTGAATTCTGTTTACACGAAAAATATGCGTCGCAATTTTCGTTAGGTATTGGAAGATTAGGATCTACCGTGAGTGTAACCCCTGCCGTGTTATCATTTGCCGCATCTTGAGTCGAAGCTAAGGCAAAAGAAACCGGCGCCAGCGATAAAAACGCGGCACTCGCAAGAATGCTAACTGATCTCATAAATAAATTCATAAGATTCCCCTACAGTCTTCTTTTCGGACAAAGGTCTGTTTTTCTAAAGAGAATTATGGGTCGTTTCAAAATGAGACACTAAGAATGAACTGATTAGAAATCGTCATCACTAGGCGGAGGATTCTTCAGTGGACCGGCCCCCGCAGCTTCGCCGCCTAAGACTAATTCTTGTGAGCGCAAGTACTGTGAAGACACCATTTTTACCGAATAGCCTGTCGATCCACCGACCACGCAATTACCTGGATTTGGGGGTTTGGGATTGTTGTCTTTAGCGCCTAATGGTTCGGCTTTGCATTTACCAAAGTTTTCCGTATCCAACGAATAATCCATCAAACTCTTTGGCGCCCACGAGGTTAAAAGATTCGCCCAATCCGTCACGGTGAAAGTAAATTTATCTTCGATCGGAAGATTCAAATCACCTTCTTTTAATACCTTCATCTGATCGCGGATCGTGTATCTTTCTAAATCATTCTGTCCAGATTTAAATCCCTTGTGATAACCGATATCAGGTCTAAATGGAGCATTAAGATCCTTGCCCGGTCCTTTTAAGTATCCATCCCTAATACGCAGGTAATAGTTGTGATAATAATCCGGATCTATAGAATAATAAGTCATATCGAAATTATCCGGCGCTATCCCCGCAATTTCCAAACGACGCATCATCGATGGTGTATCTCGTTTCACATCCCAAGCCAAAACATCGCCCGACCCCTCACCAAAATTAAATGGCAAGTCATCCCAATGAGCGAAGTTCGGCGAATCATCGCCTTGATACATGTCATCTTTTATCCCACTATCCATGGTATCCGTCTGCCACTTGGAATCCAGCTGATAAATGGCTTTTCCATAGTGAGCGAGCATACGAAGTGTTTTTAATCCAAACTTATCGCCAACGAATCGGCTAAAGTTTGCCGCACGGGTCGCCTTATTTTCCGCATCATTCATATTACCCAAGGCTGACAAATCCGTCACACGTGGAGGAAGTAATGGATCCACTTTATCACCAGCATTAGACCGTTCACTTCCCGGGGACCAACGTTCTTGATACCAAGGGCCAATGCGACCACCGAAAGGCTTATAAAATGCGCGGGCTTTTAATTTTACGCCACCAAATGGAGAAAATGGAATTTTCGGCATGGCTTCGGCCGAAACACCAACATACCCCATGCACCACGGATTCTTTTCAACACCCATAGAGAAATTGTAGTTGTCATTAAGATTTCCCCGATAGCCGATATATTGAGATAACGTTCGGATATCACGCTGAACATCGCTATCTAAATCATTCATGTGATGAGGAAAGTTCGCCGGATTCCCGTCGAGTTCTCGTCCCACGGGGGTGATGGATGCGCCAGAGCTTCCCGTTTCACCTCGGCAGATAGTGTCGATATAACTAAATCCCGGATAAATGCGAACCGGATTAAGCCACTTTGCCGGCTGTCCATCCGCGGCACCTTGAGAGTTACATCCATCAGCACCCAGAGAGTTAAAAATTTTAACGTCTGATTCACCCAAAGAACTGCGGTTTGCAGAGGTCAGGTTGTTCAGCAGTGTATTTTTAATTCCGGTACTCACTTTTTGCCCATCGATGTCGTAAAAATCATCCGGCGCTAGGCTTGAGGCTCGCGAAAGGCCCGCAATGAAATTCATGCGATCTCTTTGGTCTAAGTTAAATGTGACCATGAATTTTGAAAGCATGATGTAATTATAGGCCCCAAAGTCTCGACAACGTTGAAGGGCGTTATTCAACATCACCTTGGTGGCATTCTGAATGACTTTTGAAAAAGCCTGATGGGCGGCGATAACGGGAGGTGTTTTAAAGAGTTGAACTCCGCTGTACGTTGCCATTTGCTTACAAGTATTTTCACCGGGGGGCATCGGCTTAAATGGAATATAGGTGATACAAAAAGCAGGAGCGTCTTGCATCTTTTTGAAGTCTGCATTGCTGGAGTAACCTTCCGCGTCCCCACCGCGACTGTTATCGATCTGCTTGGTTTGTTTGTTAAATGGATGATTGTCCCACTCCCCCGCGCTTCCAATCATTCGATAACGCCAAGCTAATAATTTCCAGCTTTGACGAATTTGATAATTCACGTGAGCAATGGCGTTCATATTTTCTGCTT from Bdellovibrio bacteriovorus encodes:
- a CDS encoding Tad domain-containing protein, which codes for MLNKKSTFLQNVNNKKGQMALFVALIFQILFLFFAMVINVGLLVHHKINLQNSVDLAAYYGAMKQAENMNAIAHVNYQIRQSWKLLAWRYRMIGSAGEWDNHPFNKQTKQIDNSRGGDAEGYSSNADFKKMQDAPAFCITYIPFKPMPPGENTCKQMATYSGVQLFKTPPVIAAHQAFSKVIQNATKVMLNNALQRCRDFGAYNYIMLSKFMVTFNLDQRDRMNFIAGLSRASSLAPDDFYDIDGQKVSTGIKNTLLNNLTSANRSSLGESDVKIFNSLGADGCNSQGAADGQPAKWLNPVRIYPGFSYIDTICRGETGSSGASITPVGRELDGNPANFPHHMNDLDSDVQRDIRTLSQYIGYRGNLNDNYNFSMGVEKNPWCMGYVGVSAEAMPKIPFSPFGGVKLKARAFYKPFGGRIGPWYQERWSPGSERSNAGDKVDPLLPPRVTDLSALGNMNDAENKATRAANFSRFVGDKFGLKTLRMLAHYGKAIYQLDSKWQTDTMDSGIKDDMYQGDDSPNFAHWDDLPFNFGEGSGDVLAWDVKRDTPSMMRRLEIAGIAPDNFDMTYYSIDPDYYHNYYLRIRDGYLKGPGKDLNAPFRPDIGYHKGFKSGQNDLERYTIRDQMKVLKEGDLNLPIEDKFTFTVTDWANLLTSWAPKSLMDYSLDTENFGKCKAEPLGAKDNNPKPPNPGNCVVGGSTGYSVKMVSSQYLRSQELVLGGEAAGAGPLKNPPPSDDDF